A portion of the uncultured Bacteroides sp. genome contains these proteins:
- a CDS encoding LuxR C-terminal-related transcriptional regulator, whose protein sequence is MEIAIINPDTLSAIGLKKLLGEISPEFVIRTFADYGSLADDTPDMYTWYFISSQTYVLYNSFFLPRKEKTVILMHGISFNTPSAGNHILNMFLPEKMMKAELAKFFSDSIPLSSLDEEAELSPREIEVLTLVTKGFINKEIADKLNISLTTVITHRKNITEKLGIKSVSGLTMYAVMNGYVEADRI, encoded by the coding sequence ATGGAAATAGCAATTATTAATCCAGACACACTCTCGGCCATCGGGCTAAAAAAACTTCTTGGCGAGATAAGTCCGGAGTTCGTCATTCGCACATTTGCGGACTACGGATCGTTAGCCGATGATACGCCCGATATGTACACGTGGTATTTCATCTCTTCCCAAACCTACGTCCTTTATAATTCTTTCTTTCTGCCTCGAAAAGAGAAAACCGTAATTCTGATGCACGGCATCAGTTTCAACACCCCATCGGCAGGCAACCACATACTTAACATGTTTCTTCCCGAGAAGATGATGAAAGCAGAACTGGCCAAATTTTTCTCGGACAGTATTCCACTGAGTAGTTTGGATGAAGAAGCGGAGCTTTCGCCCCGGGAGATAGAAGTATTGACATTGGTCACGAAAGGGTTTATTAATAAGGAGATAGCCGACAAGCTGAACATCAGTCTGACCACCGTCATCACTCACCGCAAAAACATCACAGAAAAGCTCGGGATAAAGTCTGTTTCGGGCCTCACCATGTATGCCGTAATGAACGGATACGTGGAAGCCGACAGGATATAA
- a CDS encoding FAD-dependent protein: MIQEYQLRILPEQAASEQVLKQYIAREKGLDLDKITATRILKRSIDARQRTVLVNLSVRVYINEVPADDEYLHTVYNNVEDKPQVVVVGAGPGGLFAALRLIELGLKPILVERGKSVRERKTDIALISKEHIIDPESNYSFGEGGAGAFSDGKLYTRSKKRGNVDKILNVFCQHGASASILADAHPHIGTDKLPKVIENMRNTILSCGGEVHFDTRMDALIIKDNKLEGIETNTGKTFLGPVILATGHSARDVYRWLAANNVAIEPKGLAIGIRLEHPSELIDQIQYHNQAGRGKYLPAAEYSFVTQIDGRGVYSFCMCPGGFVVPAATGPEQVVVNGMSPSNRGSKWSNAGMVVEIQPDDEEIDKWMASNGITEDNTPSVLKTLRFQEEVERQSWLQGGMKQTAPAQRMVDFTNRKLGSELPKSSYSPGLLASPLHFWLPGFISKRLSQAFIQFGRTSRGFLTNEAVLIGVETRTSSPVRIIRDKETLQHTVVQGLFPCGEGAGYAGGIVSAGIDGEHCAEAVAAFLKNEL; the protein is encoded by the coding sequence ATGATACAAGAATACCAATTAAGAATTCTGCCAGAACAGGCAGCCAGCGAACAAGTACTGAAGCAGTACATTGCACGTGAGAAAGGTTTAGACCTAGATAAAATAACTGCTACGCGCATTCTGAAACGAAGCATTGATGCTCGGCAACGGACGGTGTTGGTGAACCTGAGTGTAAGGGTGTACATCAACGAGGTGCCGGCAGACGATGAATATCTGCATACGGTATATAATAATGTAGAAGACAAACCGCAGGTGGTGGTGGTTGGAGCAGGTCCGGGCGGACTCTTTGCTGCTTTGCGACTTATTGAGTTGGGGCTAAAACCTATTCTGGTGGAGCGTGGCAAGAGCGTGCGTGAGCGGAAAACGGATATTGCTCTCATTAGCAAGGAGCATATCATTGATCCTGAATCAAATTATAGTTTCGGAGAAGGCGGGGCCGGTGCGTTCTCAGATGGTAAACTATATACCCGTAGCAAGAAACGGGGCAATGTGGACAAGATATTAAACGTCTTCTGCCAACACGGGGCAAGTGCCTCTATTCTGGCTGACGCACATCCGCACATCGGTACAGACAAGTTGCCAAAGGTGATTGAGAACATGCGAAATACGATTCTTTCTTGTGGTGGAGAGGTGCACTTCGACACGCGAATGGATGCATTAATCATCAAGGACAACAAACTGGAAGGTATCGAAACAAATACAGGAAAGACATTCCTCGGTCCGGTGATACTGGCTACGGGACATTCGGCAAGGGATGTATACCGCTGGCTGGCAGCCAACAATGTAGCGATCGAGCCCAAAGGTCTGGCTATAGGTATTCGCTTGGAACATCCTTCGGAACTCATTGACCAAATACAATATCATAACCAGGCAGGACGAGGCAAGTATTTGCCGGCTGCGGAGTACAGCTTCGTAACACAGATAGACGGACGGGGAGTGTATAGCTTTTGTATGTGTCCGGGTGGCTTTGTCGTTCCTGCAGCTACAGGCCCTGAACAGGTGGTGGTGAACGGCATGTCGCCTTCTAATCGTGGTTCGAAATGGAGCAATGCAGGCATGGTAGTCGAGATCCAGCCCGATGACGAGGAGATAGATAAATGGATGGCGAGTAACGGTATAACAGAAGATAACACGCCTTCCGTACTCAAAACCCTTCGGTTTCAGGAAGAGGTTGAAAGACAAAGCTGGCTGCAAGGGGGCATGAAGCAAACAGCTCCCGCACAACGCATGGTCGACTTTACAAACCGTAAACTAGGCAGTGAGTTGCCTAAGTCATCTTATAGTCCGGGACTTCTGGCCTCTCCCCTACACTTTTGGTTGCCCGGATTTATCTCCAAAAGATTGTCACAAGCCTTTATACAGTTTGGGCGCACAAGCCGTGGTTTTCTTACCAACGAAGCAGTGCTGATTGGAGTAGAGACACGCACCTCCTCACCCGTGCGCATCATACGCGACAAAGAGACGCTGCAACACACCGTTGTGCAAGGACTTTTTCCTTGCGGTGAAGGAGCAGGATATGCCGGCGGCATCGTTTCGGCAGGTATTGACGGAGAGCATTGCGCTGAGGCTGTTGCCGCATTTCTCAAGAATGAACTTTAA
- the radA gene encoding DNA repair protein RadA, with the protein MAKEKTVYVCSNCGQESPKWVGKCPGCGEWNTYVEEIVRKEITSKRPVSGIETVKTKPITLDDIEADDEPRMDMHDEELNRVLGGGLVPGSLVLIGGEPGIGKSTLVLQTVLHMPERRVLYVSGEESARQLKMRADRLTDASSDCLIVCETSLEQIYVHIKNTRPDLVILDSIQTISTEILESSPGSIAQVRECAASILRFAKETHTAVLLIGHINKEGSIAGPKVLEHIVDAVLQFEGDQHYMYRILRSIKNRFGSTAELGIYEMRQDGLRQVSNPSELLLSQDHEGMSGVAIASAIEGVRPFLIETQALVSSAVYGNPQRSATGFDLRRMNMLLAVLEKRVGFKLAQKDVFLNIAGGLKVNDPAIDLAVISAILSSNMDTSIESDIAMAGEIGLSGEIRPVNRIEQRIGEAEKLGFKRFLLPKYNLQGIDTKRIKIELIPVRKVEEAFRALFG; encoded by the coding sequence ATGGCAAAAGAAAAGACTGTTTATGTATGCAGCAATTGCGGGCAGGAGTCGCCTAAATGGGTTGGTAAATGTCCCGGTTGTGGAGAGTGGAATACATACGTAGAAGAGATTGTACGAAAAGAAATTACGAGCAAGCGACCCGTATCGGGAATAGAAACGGTAAAAACGAAACCGATTACACTAGATGACATTGAGGCTGACGATGAGCCGCGAATGGACATGCACGACGAAGAGCTAAATAGGGTATTGGGTGGCGGACTGGTTCCGGGTTCATTGGTACTTATTGGTGGAGAACCGGGTATCGGGAAATCTACGCTCGTTTTGCAAACAGTACTTCACATGCCGGAACGACGTGTGCTCTATGTGTCGGGAGAAGAAAGTGCCCGCCAACTAAAGATGCGGGCGGACAGACTCACCGACGCATCAAGCGATTGCCTTATTGTTTGCGAGACTTCCTTGGAACAGATTTATGTCCATATAAAAAACACCCGACCTGACTTAGTCATTCTTGACTCCATACAAACCATCTCTACCGAAATACTTGAATCTTCTCCGGGTAGTATTGCACAGGTACGGGAATGCGCAGCGTCTATCTTACGCTTTGCCAAAGAGACTCATACAGCGGTGTTACTCATCGGACATATTAATAAGGAGGGAAGCATTGCCGGACCTAAAGTGTTGGAGCACATTGTGGACGCAGTCTTGCAGTTTGAAGGCGACCAGCATTACATGTATCGCATCCTGCGAAGTATTAAGAACCGCTTTGGAAGTACTGCCGAACTAGGCATCTACGAAATGAGACAAGATGGATTGCGGCAAGTGAGCAACCCGTCAGAGTTGTTGCTGTCTCAAGATCATGAAGGAATGAGCGGAGTAGCTATCGCTTCGGCTATAGAAGGAGTAAGACCGTTTCTCATCGAAACGCAAGCATTGGTGAGTTCTGCCGTTTATGGCAACCCGCAACGTTCGGCAACGGGATTCGATCTTCGGAGAATGAATATGCTCTTGGCTGTGCTAGAGAAACGTGTAGGCTTTAAGCTTGCTCAGAAAGATGTCTTTCTCAACATTGCCGGCGGACTAAAAGTGAATGATCCTGCTATAGACTTGGCGGTGATTAGTGCCATTCTATCCTCTAATATGGATACAAGCATCGAATCGGATATTGCGATGGCGGGGGAAATAGGGCTTTCGGGCGAAATTCGTCCGGTGAACCGCATAGAACAACGCATTGGCGAAGCGGAGAAGCTAGGCTTCAAGCGGTTTTTATTACCTAAATATAACTTGCAGGGAATAGACACCAAGAGAATAAAAATAGAACTGATACCCGTCAGAAAAGTAGAAGAGGCTTTCAGAGCCTTGTTTGGATAG
- the thrA gene encoding bifunctional aspartate kinase/homoserine dehydrogenase I, with amino-acid sequence MKVMKFGGTSVGSVNSILSVKKIVESAEEPVVVVVSALGGITDKLIHMSKMAAAGDPAYEGEFREIVYRHVAMIKEVIPAVDEQSLLQRQVGELLNELKDIFQGIYLIKDLSPKTSDTIVSYGERLSSIIVAKLITGAKWFDSRAFIKTEHKHSKHTLDVELTNSLIREAFQVMPKVSVAPGFISSDKVSGDVTNLGRGGSDYTAAILAAALNADSLEIWTDVDGFMTADPRVISTAYTINELSYVEATELCNFGAKVVYPPTIYPVYHKNIPILIKNTFNPEGAGTVIKQNVSSPESKAIKGISSINDTSLITVQGLGMVGVIGVNYRIFKALAKSGISVFLVSQASSENSTSIGVRNADADLACEVLNEEFAKEIEMGEIARVCAEKNLATVAIVGENMKHTPGIAGKLFGTLGRNGINVIACAQGASETNISFVVEAKSLRKSLNVIHDSFFLSEYQVLNLFICGVGTVGSSLIDQIRCQQQRLAHENGLKLNVVGIADGAHAMFRREGFDLATYQEELQQKGIESSTEILHDEVIGMNIFNSVFVDCTASPEVASLYKDFLQNNISVVAANKIAASSKYEDYRELKQIARHRGVKFLFETNVGAGLPIINTINDLINSGDKILKIEAVLSGTLNYIFNKISADVPFSRTIKMAQEERYSEPDPRIDLSGKDVIRKLVILAREAGYKLEQEDVEKNLFVPNNFFEGSLDEFWNRVPSLDVEFEARRKVLVEENKHWRFVAKLENGKASVGLQEVDTSHPFYGLEGSNNIILLTTERYKEYPMMIQGYGAGAGVTAAGVFADIMSIANV; translated from the coding sequence ATGAAAGTAATGAAATTCGGCGGGACATCCGTAGGTTCCGTGAACAGCATTTTAAGCGTAAAAAAGATAGTAGAGTCGGCAGAAGAGCCTGTTGTAGTTGTTGTTTCAGCGTTAGGCGGAATCACAGATAAACTGATTCACATGTCCAAAATGGCCGCAGCGGGAGACCCTGCGTATGAAGGAGAGTTCCGTGAAATTGTCTATCGACATGTTGCAATGATTAAAGAAGTCATTCCTGCTGTTGATGAACAGTCACTCCTACAGCGACAGGTGGGCGAACTTCTCAACGAACTGAAGGATATCTTTCAAGGTATTTATCTAATAAAAGACCTTTCTCCGAAAACATCTGATACCATTGTCAGTTACGGAGAGAGGCTTTCTTCTATTATAGTGGCAAAGTTAATAACAGGTGCCAAGTGGTTTGATTCGCGGGCCTTTATAAAAACAGAGCATAAACATTCCAAGCATACATTGGATGTTGAGTTAACCAACTCTCTTATTAGGGAAGCGTTTCAGGTGATGCCGAAAGTTTCTGTAGCGCCGGGATTTATCTCCTCGGATAAAGTAAGTGGCGATGTAACAAATCTGGGACGTGGTGGCTCGGACTATACGGCGGCAATTCTTGCTGCTGCTCTCAATGCCGACAGCCTTGAAATATGGACAGATGTGGATGGATTCATGACGGCCGATCCACGTGTAATCAGCACTGCATATACGATTAATGAATTGAGCTATGTAGAGGCAACCGAACTTTGTAACTTTGGTGCCAAAGTAGTGTACCCACCTACCATCTATCCTGTTTATCACAAGAATATTCCTATTCTTATTAAAAATACATTCAATCCTGAGGGAGCAGGTACAGTGATTAAGCAAAATGTATCGAGCCCCGAGAGCAAAGCCATCAAAGGAATATCGTCTATTAACGATACCAGTTTGATCACTGTTCAGGGTCTGGGCATGGTTGGTGTCATTGGAGTGAACTATCGCATCTTTAAAGCCTTGGCTAAAAGTGGAATTAGTGTGTTCCTCGTGTCGCAAGCCTCGTCAGAAAACAGTACCTCTATTGGTGTGCGTAATGCTGATGCCGATTTGGCTTGCGAAGTATTGAATGAGGAGTTTGCCAAGGAGATAGAAATGGGCGAGATAGCTCGGGTTTGTGCCGAAAAAAATCTTGCTACGGTGGCCATTGTTGGAGAAAACATGAAACATACTCCGGGCATTGCAGGTAAACTGTTTGGCACGTTAGGACGAAATGGCATTAACGTAATAGCCTGTGCGCAAGGTGCTTCCGAAACCAATATCTCATTTGTTGTCGAGGCGAAATCGCTTCGTAAGTCACTCAATGTGATTCATGATTCCTTCTTTCTTTCAGAATATCAAGTCCTGAACTTGTTTATCTGTGGGGTAGGGACTGTTGGTAGCAGCTTGATTGATCAAATCCGTTGTCAGCAACAGAGGTTGGCACACGAAAATGGATTGAAATTAAATGTGGTAGGCATCGCAGATGGTGCTCATGCAATGTTTCGTCGAGAAGGTTTCGATTTGGCTACTTATCAGGAAGAGCTGCAACAAAAAGGAATTGAGAGCTCTACCGAAATTCTTCATGATGAAGTGATTGGGATGAATATCTTTAATTCTGTCTTTGTCGATTGCACGGCTAGTCCTGAAGTTGCTTCTTTATATAAAGACTTCCTGCAAAATAATATATCGGTGGTCGCAGCCAATAAAATAGCAGCTTCCTCTAAATATGAAGACTATCGGGAGTTGAAACAGATAGCCCGTCACCGTGGGGTGAAGTTCTTATTTGAAACAAACGTGGGTGCGGGACTTCCTATCATCAATACGATTAACGACTTGATCAACAGCGGTGATAAGATTCTGAAAATAGAAGCGGTACTCTCAGGTACGTTGAACTATATCTTCAATAAGATCAGTGCTGATGTTCCCTTTAGTCGGACGATTAAGATGGCTCAGGAAGAACGTTATTCTGAACCGGATCCGCGTATCGACCTCAGTGGAAAAGACGTGATCCGTAAATTGGTGATTCTGGCACGTGAAGCCGGATATAAACTGGAACAAGAAGACGTGGAGAAGAATCTGTTTGTTCCGAACAACTTTTTTGAAGGATCACTGGACGAATTTTGGAACCGTGTCCCTAGTCTGGATGTAGAGTTTGAAGCTCGTCGCAAGGTATTGGTTGAGGAAAATAAACATTGGCGTTTCGTAGCTAAATTGGAAAATGGAAAGGCTTCTGTAGGATTGCAGGAGGTAGATACCAGCCATCCCTTCTACGGACTCGAAGGAAGTAATAATATTATTTTGCTTACTACAGAACGTTATAAAGAATACCCGATGATGATTCAGGGATATGGCGCCGGCGCCGGAGTAACAGCTGCCGGAGTATTTGCCGATATCATGAGTATAGCTAATGTATAA
- a CDS encoding cofactor-independent phosphoglycerate mutase yields MKHIIILGDGMADWPVKSLGDKTLLQYAKTPYMDMLARMGRNGRLQTVAEGFHPGSEVANLSVLGYNLPKVYEGRGALEAASIGIDLKPGEMAMRCNLICVEGEILKNHSSGHITTEEADVLIQYLQEKLGSDRVAFHTGVSYRHLLVIKGGNKQLDCTPPHDVPLHPFRPLLVKPLIPEAQETADLINELILKSQELLKNHPLNLKRMAEGKDPANSIWPWSPGYRPKMETLSDTFPQIKSGSVISAVDLIRGIGYYAGLRRLHVEGATGLYDTNYENKVAAALEALKTDDFVYLHIEASDEAGHEGDVALKLKTIENLDSRAVGPIYEAVKDWKEPVAIAVLPDHPTPCELRTHTSDPIPFLIWYPGITADSVQTYDEVAACEGDYGVLKGDEFMKEFMHSNQ; encoded by the coding sequence ATGAAACACATTATTATATTGGGAGACGGAATGGCCGATTGGCCTGTGAAGTCATTGGGAGACAAGACGCTCCTGCAATATGCAAAGACGCCTTATATGGACATGCTCGCCCGGATGGGACGCAACGGTAGGCTACAGACGGTAGCCGAAGGCTTTCATCCGGGCAGCGAAGTAGCTAATTTATCCGTACTGGGTTACAACTTGCCGAAGGTGTACGAAGGTCGCGGTGCCCTGGAAGCAGCAAGCATCGGTATCGACCTCAAGCCGGGAGAGATGGCAATGCGCTGTAACCTGATTTGTGTGGAAGGTGAGATTCTGAAGAATCATTCTTCGGGACATATCACTACCGAGGAGGCAGATGTGCTGATTCAATACTTGCAAGAGAAGTTGGGAAGCGATAGGGTAGCCTTTCATACAGGTGTGTCATATCGTCATTTATTGGTCATCAAAGGAGGTAATAAACAGTTGGATTGTACTCCTCCTCACGATGTGCCGCTTCATCCGTTCCGCCCATTGTTAGTGAAGCCGCTGATACCTGAAGCGCAGGAAACAGCTGACTTGATTAACGAACTAATTTTAAAATCGCAAGAGCTGTTGAAGAATCATCCGTTAAACTTAAAGCGGATGGCTGAAGGCAAGGATCCGGCCAATAGCATTTGGCCTTGGTCTCCCGGCTATCGCCCAAAGATGGAAACACTCTCCGATACTTTTCCGCAAATAAAGTCGGGCTCTGTGATCTCTGCCGTTGATTTAATTCGAGGTATCGGTTATTATGCCGGACTGCGTCGGTTACATGTGGAAGGGGCTACCGGACTCTATGACACGAACTACGAGAACAAAGTGGCTGCTGCTTTGGAGGCATTGAAGACAGATGATTTCGTTTATCTACATATTGAGGCCAGTGATGAAGCCGGACACGAAGGTGATGTAGCATTGAAACTCAAAACAATTGAAAACTTGGATAGTCGTGCTGTCGGCCCGATTTATGAAGCGGTGAAAGATTGGAAAGAACCGGTAGCTATTGCTGTACTTCCCGATCATCCTACTCCCTGCGAACTCAGAACACATACCTCAGATCCTATCCCGTTCCTTATCTGGTATCCGGGAATTACTGCCGATTCGGTACAAACGTATGATGAAGTAGCCGCTTGTGAGGGTGACTATGGAGTGTTGAAAGGAGATGAGTTTATGAAAGAATTTATGCATTCAAATCAATAG
- a CDS encoding MFS transporter produces MSNWKSVFAVIWTGQLFSILSSSIVSFALILWLSFETGSAQVLALSALAALLPQSIIGLVAGVYIDRWDRKLTMILADSFIALCTFLLAILFFLGIAEVWHIYVLLALRSVGSAFHMPAMQASVPLLAPTDQLTRIAGINQMLESVCNIAGPALGALFIGFMDISYILLLDVGGALIACVSLLFVHIPNPEKEENKRIGVLFELKDAVHTVKGIKGIIPLVSFSVLATFVLMPVAVLFPLMTLKHFSGDAFQMSVVEVAWGAGMLIGGAIMGIFALKVNKVLLINLMYIAIGLSFYFSGILPETGFWLFVFLTLAGGIAGSVYNASFIAVIQLQIPPAILGRIFSVYFSLAILPSMVGLVAAGTIADAIGLSNMFIISGVMLCLIGVFSFCSRSMLTLGKHY; encoded by the coding sequence ATGAGTAATTGGAAAAGTGTTTTTGCAGTCATTTGGACAGGACAGTTGTTTTCTATTTTAAGCAGCTCTATCGTTAGTTTTGCTTTAATCTTATGGCTTAGTTTTGAAACCGGTTCTGCACAGGTGTTGGCTCTATCTGCTTTGGCAGCTTTACTTCCCCAGTCTATCATAGGCTTGGTTGCCGGAGTCTATATTGATCGTTGGGACAGGAAACTGACCATGATTCTGGCCGATTCATTCATTGCGCTTTGTACGTTCTTACTCGCCATTCTCTTCTTTCTGGGAATAGCTGAAGTCTGGCATATTTATGTACTCTTGGCTTTACGCTCTGTGGGTTCGGCTTTTCACATGCCTGCCATGCAAGCCTCTGTTCCTTTGTTAGCTCCTACCGACCAACTAACCCGCATAGCAGGAATCAACCAGATGCTAGAGTCCGTTTGTAATATTGCCGGTCCGGCATTAGGCGCCTTGTTTATTGGCTTTATGGATATCAGCTATATTCTGCTTCTGGATGTTGGAGGTGCATTGATTGCTTGCGTTTCACTCTTATTTGTCCATATACCTAACCCCGAGAAAGAGGAAAACAAGCGCATTGGAGTTCTGTTTGAACTTAAGGACGCAGTACACACCGTGAAAGGCATCAAGGGTATTATTCCTCTGGTTTCGTTTTCCGTATTGGCCACTTTTGTATTGATGCCGGTTGCCGTTCTGTTCCCGTTGATGACGCTGAAACATTTCTCCGGAGACGCTTTTCAGATGAGTGTCGTGGAAGTGGCATGGGGAGCAGGTATGCTCATCGGAGGAGCTATCATGGGCATCTTTGCATTAAAAGTGAATAAAGTTCTATTGATTAATCTGATGTATATTGCCATTGGTTTAAGCTTTTACTTCTCGGGTATATTACCCGAAACGGGCTTTTGGCTCTTTGTGTTTCTTACACTTGCAGGGGGCATAGCAGGGAGCGTGTACAATGCTTCTTTTATTGCGGTGATTCAGCTACAAATACCTCCGGCCATTCTTGGACGCATCTTTTCCGTTTATTTCAGCTTGGCCATTTTGCCCTCCATGGTTGGACTGGTTGCCGCCGGTACCATTGCCGATGCGATAGGGTTAAGCAACATGTTTATTATCTCGGGTGTGATGCTTTGTCTGATCGGAGTTTTCTCTTTTTGTTCCCGCTCCATGTTAACGCTAGGTAAGCATTATTAA
- a CDS encoding thiamine diphosphokinase gives MKHYPLLTKASVVETVILANGEYPTHSIPVTLLEHATYVVCCDGAADTYILQGHTPNIIIGDGDSISEENKKRFQNILHTSSDQETNDQTKAVNYCFENGRKKVLIVGATGKREDHTLGNISLLMDYLDKEVQVEMATDYGVFTPICGDATFDCYPGQQISIINFDASEVRADGLVYPLSDFTNWWQGTLNEAINVTFTIYAKGRYLIFRAY, from the coding sequence ATGAAACACTACCCTCTACTGACAAAAGCCAGCGTTGTAGAAACTGTAATACTGGCAAACGGGGAATATCCTACTCACTCTATACCTGTCACTTTACTGGAACATGCAACTTATGTGGTATGCTGTGACGGTGCGGCTGATACTTACATTCTTCAGGGGCATACGCCTAACATTATCATTGGAGACGGTGATTCTATCTCCGAAGAAAACAAGAAACGTTTCCAAAACATTCTGCACACAAGTTCCGACCAAGAAACGAATGACCAAACAAAAGCGGTCAATTACTGCTTTGAGAACGGAAGAAAGAAGGTCTTGATCGTCGGTGCCACAGGAAAACGAGAAGATCACACATTGGGTAATATTAGTTTGTTGATGGATTATCTGGACAAGGAAGTACAGGTAGAGATGGCTACAGACTACGGTGTATTTACTCCCATATGCGGCGATGCCACGTTTGATTGTTATCCGGGCCAACAGATTTCCATCATCAATTTTGATGCATCAGAAGTAAGAGCTGACGGATTGGTTTATCCACTCAGCGACTTCACTAATTGGTGGCAAGGAACATTAAACGAAGCAATAAACGTCACCTTCACTATATATGCAAAAGGAAGATATTTGATTTTCAGGGCGTACTAG
- the pnuC gene encoding nicotinamide riboside transporter PnuC — MNYLEIIGTLIGLLYLWLEYRASIYLWIAGIIMPAIYIFVYYDAGLYADTGINVYYLLAAIYGWIVWQKGNNKKIDLPIRHTPIQRILPLAAVFIASFFAIAWLLINYTDSNVPWLDSFTTALSIIGMWLLAQKYVEQWLAWIAVDVVSCGLYIYKGLDFTAVLYGLYSVIAIFGYYKWIRLMNKTSQTT, encoded by the coding sequence ATGAATTATCTCGAAATTATAGGAACTCTCATAGGCTTGCTTTATCTCTGGTTAGAGTATAGAGCAAGCATCTATCTATGGATAGCCGGCATCATCATGCCGGCCATCTATATCTTTGTGTATTACGATGCCGGACTCTATGCCGACACAGGTATCAATGTTTACTATCTACTTGCTGCCATCTATGGATGGATCGTATGGCAAAAAGGAAACAATAAAAAGATTGATTTGCCTATCAGGCATACTCCCATCCAACGGATTCTTCCACTAGCGGCTGTGTTCATTGCTTCTTTTTTTGCCATTGCATGGCTGCTGATAAATTACACCGATAGTAATGTTCCCTGGCTGGACAGTTTCACGACCGCTCTTAGCATCATCGGAATGTGGTTACTCGCACAGAAGTATGTGGAACAATGGTTGGCATGGATAGCCGTGGATGTTGTAAGTTGCGGACTGTACATCTATAAAGGACTTGATTTCACCGCTGTTTTGTATGGACTTTATTCCGTTATTGCTATCTTTGGCTATTATAAATGGATACGATTGATGAATAAAACATCACAAACAACATGA